Proteins encoded in a region of the Coffea eugenioides isolate CCC68of chromosome 4, Ceug_1.0, whole genome shotgun sequence genome:
- the LOC113769321 gene encoding uncharacterized protein LOC113769321, translated as MNLEETGAQRKLNLRELEKIRNETYENALIYKERSRAFHDQQVSRKTFEVGQKILLYQSRLKLFPVEIQSAKTDNKFVVNGHCLKHYYEAFPSGEVETISLDAPPYPD; from the exons ATGAACCTAGAAGAGACCGGTGCCCAGCGGAAGTTGAATTTGCGAGAATTGGAGAAGATCCGGAATGAAACCTACGAGAATGCACTAATTTACAAAGAGAGGAGCCGAGCATTTCATGACCAACAAGTCTCTAGGAAAACCTTTGAAGTTGGTCAAAAGATTCTTCTGTACCAATCCAGGCTCAAGCTCTTCCCAG TTGAAATCCAGAGTGCTAAGACCGACAATAAGTTTGTGGTGAATGGACACTGTCTCAAACATTATTACGAAGCCTTTCCAAGTGGAGAAGTGGAGACGATAAGTTTAGATGCACCGCCGTATCCCGATTAG